A region from the Spea bombifrons isolate aSpeBom1 chromosome 7, aSpeBom1.2.pri, whole genome shotgun sequence genome encodes:
- the CCZ1 gene encoding vacuolar fusion protein CCZ1 homolog, producing the protein MAFAVQEKQYAPSLLSFFIYNPKFGPREGEEEKKILFYHPSEAEKNDKIKNVGLCEAIVQFTRTFNPTQPAKSLHTQKNRQFFYEPEDSFWMVMVVKNPAVEKQKDGKVVFEYQEDELLDKVYSSVLQQCYKMYKLFNGTFNRSMEAGGVTLLKERLEKFFHRYLQTLHLQSCDLLDVFGGISFFPLDKMTYLKIQSFINRVEEHLNLVKYTAFLYNDQLIWSGLEQEDMRILYKYLTTSLFPRHLEPELAGRDSPIRPEMPGNLQHYGRFLTGPLNLNDPEAKFRFPKIFVNTEDACEELHLIVYKAMSASVCFMVDASTQVTPDFCRKLDSLVGPQLTVLASDICEQYNINRRISGSEKEPQFKFIYFNHMNLAEKSTIHLRKTPSVSLTSVQPELMKILGDINSDFTRVHEDEEIIVKAMSDYWIVGKKSDQRELYVILNQKNSNLIEVNEEIKKLCATQFNNIFFLD; encoded by the exons ATGGCCTTTGCGGTGCAGGAGAAGCAGTATGCTCCCTCCTTGCTAAGTTTCTTCATCTACAATCCAAAGTTTGGCCCGAGGGAAGGAGAA gaagaaaaaaagattctCTTTTACCACCCGAGCGAAGCTGAAAAGAACGACAAGATTAAAAATGTCGGGTTGTGTGAAGCCATAGTGCAGTTTACCAG GACCTTTAACCCAACGCAGCCAGCAAAATCATTGCACACGCAGAAAAATAGGCAGTTTTTCTATGAACCAGAGGACAGTTTTTGGATGGTCATG GTAGTAAAAAATCCTGCTGTGGAAAAGCAAAAGGATGGAAAAGTTGTCTTTGAATATCAAGAAGATGAGCTACTT GACAAAGTATATTCATCAGTGCTCCAGCAAtgctataaaatgtataag CTATTTAATGGCACATTCAACAGGTCGATGGAAGCTGGTGGTGTGACGCTGCTGAAGGAGAGACTGGAGAAATTCTTCCATCGG TATCTACAGACATTACACCTGCAGTCGTGTGACCTCCTCGACGTGTTTGGTGGCATCAGCTTTTTTCCGTTAGATAAAATGACGTATCTGAAAATCCAGTCGTTTATCAATCGGGTGGAAGAACATCTTAACCTCGTGAAGTATACGGCTTTCCTGTACAATGACCAGCTAATCTG GAGTGGACTGGAACAAGAAGACATGCGGATTTTGTATAAATACCTCACTACATCTTTATTTCCTAGGCATCTGGAGCCCGAG ctAGCAGGAAGAGATTCCCCCATACGCCCAGAAATGCCTGGAAATTTACAGCACTACGGAAG gtTTCTCACTGGACCGTTAAACCTCAATGACCCGGAAGCAAAGTTTaggtttccaaaaatatttgtaaatacagAAGACGCGTGCGAGGAACTCCATTTGATTGTTTACAAG GCTATGAGTGCCTCTGTATGCTTCATGGTTGATG cATCCACACAGGTTACCCCTGATTTCTGTCGGAAATTAGACAGTCTTGTAGGACCTCAGCTCACAGTGTTAGCCTCGGATATCTGCGAACAGTACAACATCAATCGTAGGATATCAGG GTCTGAAAAGGAACCTCAGttcaaatttatttatttcaatcacATGAACCTAGCAGAAAAAAGTACAATTCACCTTAGGAAGACGCCGAGCGTATCTCTGACATCGGTCCAGCCGGAGCTCATGAAGATTCTTGGTGACATTAACAGTGATTTTACGAG GGTTCATGAAGACGAGGAGATCATCGTTAAGGCTATGAGCGACTACTGGATTGTTGGAAAAAAGTCTGACCAACGGGAACTCTACGTTATCTTAAACCAGAAGAACTCCAATCTAATTGAAGTAAATG AAGAAATCAAGAAGCTTTGTGCCACACAATTCAATAACATCTTCTTCCTGGATTAA